gaaatgaaagaaaagaaaataaaataaaaattttgaaaaatgtaaGAATTTTGAATGAACATACACTTTATCATTTTCTCTTCTCTTATCATTCAAATTTGGAATGATTTGTTTTTATGCATGAAAAATGATCatctctcttattttctttcttttcacttttcttaCTTACTAAGCACACTCAAAATTTACGTTCTTCCTAGTTTTCCATTCTCTATTTCCATTCCTCCATTTTTCCACCCAACCAAATACATTCTAAACGTTTAAGCTTTGGATCAGAAACTATGAACTCCCATGGACACAGTGGTTTTAGGGACGGATATTGTAATGTGCTTCATTCAAGCTTTTGGGTGCTATGAAATCGGCCAATGCCTGGTGATTGAAGTGATGGCTTCTTCTTTGAATATGTTTTTCCATTAGGATTCGAGGACATGGACAGCATATATGCCTTTCCTGAGGATTTCAAGACCATGAAGCACAGGGACCAAACCAGAGGGCTTCATTTGCTGGAATATTTTGTCACAAGGTGTCATGAGATTGGGGTAATCAATTCATTCTTAAGTGAACTTAGCATTTTAATATGCATTTTCCCATATAATGAAATTTTGTTGACTGTAGGTTGCTTGTGAAGCTTGGATCAAGGAAGGTGATCCAAAGGAAGTTATCTGTCGAGAAGCGAAGAGGATGCAGCCCGATCTCCTTGTTGTCGGGAGCAGAGGACTTGGTCCTTTCCAACGGTAGGTTTTACTCCCATATGCCTCCAATATTCAGCACTTGTCTTCTCATTTCAATCTCTAGAATGAACTTAATTTGGTTTTTAGGGAAGTgcttaattttttacttttgaaaatTTGTTTGTCCAGGGTTATTGCTGGAACTGTGAGTGAATTCTGTGTGAAGCATGCTGAGTGCCCTGTGGTAAGCATCAAACGCAGACCAGGTGAAACTCCACAGGACCCTGTTGATGACTAAAATTGTTTCAATGGCTGTGGATTTTCTCGTTGTCTTACAGGTGAAGAAACTCCATATTACCCTTTTGAtgacataaatttaattttaagccTGTGGATGTGTCTTTTCACGGTCTTGGTAGACTTGAGACTGTATGTCTGTGCATTTTTTCTCATTGTGATAATAGACTTGAAACTGTAGAGTTACTAATTCATTTATCTGCGGGGGACGACAAATGAATTGCTTTTGTGTTGGGAAAATTACCCTGTGGATATGATTGATGTATAAATAAGGCATTAGTTTCTTTATCCAATACATTGAACTTAACATGATCATCAAATCATCTAGTCTTTATAGTGGTAGTTTTGAGTTGATGAAATTGTATAATCCTTGTAATGTTTTATGAAAGCTTATACAACACCATAGAGCCTGTGTTGATTTGTTGATTTACATATGCAAATGGCTAGTAACGCACCTTTCCCATATCCataaaagatttttttataaaatataatctcAAACTCTCTCACACACTACACCATCACACTCAAGCGAGTTCAGATATCGATCGAACTCTGATTTCGAGTATGGGTGAAATCTCTGAGTTTAGTGCTTGAATTCGTGTAGCAACAAATTTCAAACTCCCTAACAAGTAGTGTTAGAACCCCAATTTATCCAATATTTTGTTATGTCCTGATTTAAGATGAAAATGCCATTTGAGGTTCTTGATATCTAGATCTAATCTCTATATGGATAGGTTTCATAGAGCATTGTA
The Gossypium hirsutum isolate 1008001.06 chromosome A07, Gossypium_hirsutum_v2.1, whole genome shotgun sequence genome window above contains:
- the LOC121231870 gene encoding universal stress protein A-like protein, which produces METTEPEANVTRIMLAVNESSIKGYPHASISSRGAFEWTIQKIVRSNTSGFKLLFLHVQAPHEDGFEDMDSIYAFPEDFKTMKHRDQTRGLHLLEYFVTRCHEIGVACEAWIKEGDPKEVICREAKRMQPDLLVVGSRGLGPFQRVIAGTVSEFCVKHAECPVVSIKRRPGETPQDPVDD